A window of the Lactuca sativa cultivar Salinas chromosome 5, Lsat_Salinas_v11, whole genome shotgun sequence genome harbors these coding sequences:
- the LOC111916143 gene encoding disease resistance protein RPV1 codes for MASSSTSSIYKSFKYDVFLSFRGEDTRTNFVDHLYYALQQKNIHTYKDDDRIKKGKRICDELIRSIEDSKFYIIVFSKNYASSSWCLDELVKIMECHKTTEHTAYPIFYDVEPSEVRRQSGAVEKAFADHENEEAAEKWRGALKEAADLAGWELKNTADRHEAKFIQKVVGEISLELRSVNFSIDETLVGMETRIYDVLSSLGTSLNDVRMIGIKGMGGGGKTTLARAVFDQISFQFEGASFVENVREVSNVSLSGLKSLQNQILSDIIKDQGIVVSSVYHGKSMMKRWIHGKKVLLVLDDVDHIEQLEALAGEMNWFKPGSRIIITTRDEQVLIAHRVKSIHNVRLFLDEEAICLFSRYAFGRVIPDIGYEALSQQVVHYAAGLPLTIKVLGSFLCGKNELEWVDALKRLKTIPLLETLKKLEISYISLEEDYKEIFLDVACIFKGWSKDFAIKVLESCGYHARTGLRVLEQKSLITIYEDSSDDEECLGMHDHIEEMGRNIVRRLHPDKPNKHSRLWITKEIEDVLTNDLGTEETRYIKFDTRDLNPEILMKGLRKMKELRFLYVRGESKSECSHPNWKFSKFPDALRYLQWNYYPFRSLPKTFKANNLAALEMNSSKIIQLWEGGERKVFNKLRILDLSWSRLRTLDLGLTPNIETLNLIGCRELVDLHMLSGSIKLITLDLSGSMLRTLDLGSALNLELLDLTGCSVLVELHMPDRSPHLRSIKLGYSKLRTLDIGLTPNLEYLDLEKCSDLKELHMGDECQKLTFLNISRSKFKNLDLKLTPNLKTLDLKNCYNLVELHMLAGCKKLIGIDLSWSELRSLDLGSALNLMLLDLTRCSSLVELHMPDRSPNLRSIKLGYSKVRTLDIGLTPNLEYLDLEMCSDLEELHIGDECQKLTFVNIRHSKIRNLDLSLTPNIKTLDLNHCSNLVELHMLAGCIKLETVDLSWSGLMTLDLGSALNLWQLDLTRCSSLVELHMADRSPNLRSIKLGYSKIRTLDIGLTPNLEYLDLEMCSDLEELHMGDICQKLRLLNIRCSKISNLDLRLTPNLNTLDLKNCSNLVELHMDNESLKKIVFLDLSGCLRFISFKFDMQSKASCSEVGPLAELHLIAESLDGCPLHPDINLPKFQFKCFYKEDRPLLTRNLEKLISFGLCACTDLDTFSRSICGLEGLRELKLQGSIPEVPKDLDQLQCLETLHISCTNNIRHLPDNICMLKHLKSLELSCRFLEKLPKDLDRLECLEKLTLSSEKIKDIPDCIFMLKHLQSLELSCQFLEKLPEDLGQLECLRKLSLSSEKIKDIPDSIYMLKHLESLELSCQFLEKLPEDLGRLEGLKKLTLSSEKIKDLPDSICMLKHLESLQLYDCLLLERLPEDLGRLECLRNLCLTSAKIKYLPDSICMLKHLESLELDDCSLLEKLPEDLDRLERLEILNLSFCKLLQDIPASICKMKCLKYLNLCHCACISHISRIIILSSGLRICGSRELLQSLGFRSMIQTIDLNDDVCYVDM; via the exons ATGGCGTCTTCTTCTACTTCATCCATTTACAAGAGTTTTAAGTATGATGTGTTTTTGAGTTTTAGAGGTGAAGACACCCGTACAAATTTCGTTGATCATCTTTATTATGCTCTTCAGCAGAAAAACATTCACACTTACAAGGATGATGACAGAATCAAAAAGGGCAAAAGGATCTGTGATGAACTCATCAGATCCATTGAAGATTCAAAATTCTATATCATTGTTTTCTCCAAAAACTATGCCTCTTCCTCTTGGTGCTTAGATGAGCTTGTGAAGATAATGGAGTGTCACAAGACCACCGAGCATACTGCCTACCCCATCTTCTATGATGTCGAACCATCGGAAGTCCGCAGACAAAGTGGGGCAGTTGAAAAAGCCTTTGCcgatcatgaaaatgaagaggCCGCAGAGAAGTGGAGGGGTGCTCTAAAAGAAGCAGCGGATCTGGCCGGATGGGAGTTGAAGAATACAGCCGATAG GCATGAAGCTAAATTCATCCAGAAAGTTGTTGGAGAAATTTCACTAGAGTTACGATCCGTCAATTTCAGCATTGATGAAACATTAGTAGGCATGGAGACCCGGATCTATGATGTTTTGTCATCTCTAGGAACAAGTTTAAATGATGTTCGCATGATCGGGATCAAGGGAATGGGAGGTGGTGGGAAGACAACTTTAGCCAGGGCTGTTTTTGATCAAATATCCTTCCAATTCGAAGGTGCAAGCTTCGTTGAGAACGTTAGGGAAGTTTCAAATGTTTCTTTGTCCGGATTGAAGTCCTTGCAGAACCAAATTCTTTCTGACATCATAAAGGATCAAGGCATCGTGGTAAGTAGTGTTTATCACGGGAAAAGCATGATGAAGAGATGGATTCATGGTAAAAAGGTTCTTCTTGTTCTAGATGATGTGGATCATATAGAACAGCTTGAGGCGTTGGCCGGTGAGATGAATTGGTTTAAGCCAGGAAGCAGAATTATCATTACAACAAGAGATGAGCAAGTGCTCATAGCACATCGAGTGAAGTCGATTCATAATGTCCGGTTGTTTTTAGATGAAGAAGCAATTTGCCTCTTCAGTAGGTATGCATTTGGGAGAGTGATTCCAGATATAGGGTACGAAGCGCTATCACAACAAGTTGTGCATTATGCAGCTGGTCTTCCCTTAACGATCAAAGTTTTGGGTTCATTTCTTTGTGGTAAAAATGAGCTTGAATGGGTAGATGCTCTTAAAAGACTTAAAACAATTCCGTTATTGGAAACTCTGAAAAAATTAGAAATAAGCTATATCAGTCTAGAGGAGGATTACAAAGAAATATTCCTAGATGTTGCATGTATATTTAAAGGATGGTCGAAAGACTTTGCAATCAAAGTGCTTGAAAGTTGTGGATATCATGCTAGAACTGGTTTAAGAGTTCTTGAGCAAAAATCTCTCATAACCATTTACGAAGATTCTTCTGATGATGAAGAGTGCTTAGGCATGCATGACCATATTGAAGAGATGGGCAGGAATATTGTTCGTCGGTTGCACCCGGATAAGCCTAACAAACATAGTCGATTGTGGATTACCAAGGAAATTGAAGATGTATTgactaatgacttg GGTACCGAAGAGACAAGATATATAAAATTTGACACACGTGACCTCAATCCGGAAATTCTAATGAAAGGTCTTAGAAAAATGAAGGAACTTAGATTTCTTTACGTGCGTGGTGAAAGTAAAAGCGAATGTTCTCATCCGAATTGGAAATTTAGTAAATTCCCAGACGCTTTACGATATCTGCAATGGAACTATTACCCCTTTAGGTCTTTACCCAAAACATTTAAAGCAAATAATCTTGCTGCACTTGAGATGAATTCCAGTAAAATCATACAACTTTGGGAAGGGGGAGAAAGAAAG GTTTTTAACAAGCTCAGAATCCTTGACCTTAGTTGGTCAAGGCTCAGGACCCTTGATCTTGGGCTTACTCCAAATATAGAGACATTGAATCTTATAGGATGTCGTGAATTGGTAGATCTTCACATGCTTTCTGGAAGTATAAAGCTCATAACCCTTGACCTTAGTGGGTCAATGTTGAGGACCCTTGACCTTGGGTCGGCTCTCAATCTGGAGCTGTTAGATCTTACAGGCTGTTCAGTTTTAGTAGAACTTCACATGCCTGATAGATCTCCACATCTGAGATCCATCAAACTTGGATATTCGAAGTTGAGGACCCTTGACATTGGGTTGACTCCAAATCTCGAGTATCTAGATCTTGAAAAATGTTCTGATCTAAAAGAACTTCACATGGGCGATGAATGTCAAAAGCTCACATTCCTTAACATCAGTCGTTCAAAGTTCAAGAACCTTGACTTGAAGCTAACTCCAAATCTCAAAACGTTAGATCTTAAGAATTGTTACAATCTTGTAGAACTTCACATGCTTGCTGGATGTAAAAAGCTTATAGGCATTGACCTCAGTTGGTCAGAGTTGAGGAGCCTTGACCTTGGGTCGGCTCTCAATCTCATGCTCTTAGATCTTACAAGATGTTCTTCTTTGGTAGAACTTCACATGCCTGATAGATCTCCAAATCTGAGATCCATCAAACTTGGATATTcgaaggttaggacccttgacaTTGGGCTGACTCCGAATCTTGAGTATTTAGACCTTGAAATGTGTTCTGATCTAGAAGAACTTCACATAGGCGATGAATGTCAGAAGCTCACATTTGTTAACATTAGGCATTCAAAGATCAGGAACCTTGACCTTAGTCTGACTCCAAATATCAAGACGTTAGATCTTAATCATTGTTCCAATCTTGTAGAACTTCACATGCTTGCTGGATGTATAAAGCTCGAAACTGTTGACCTAAGTTGGTCAGGGTTGATGACCCTTGACCTTGGGTCAGCTCTCAATCTATGGCAGTTAGATCTTACAAGATGTTCGTCTTTGGTAGAACTTCACATGGCTGATAGATCTCCAAATCTGAGATCCATCAAACTTGGATATTCGAAGATTAGGACCCTTGACATTGGGCTGACTCCGAATCTCGAGTATTTAGATCTTGAAATGTGTTCTGATCTAGAAGAACTTCACATGGGTGATATATGTCAAAAGCTCAGATTGCTTAACATCAGGTGTTCAAAGATCAGTAACCTTGATCTGAGGCTGACTCCAAATCTCAATACGTTAGATCTTAAAAATTGTTCCAATCTTGTAGAACTTCACATGGACAATGAATCGCTAAAAAAGATTGTCTTCTTAGACTTAAGCGGTTGTTTGAGGTTTATCTCATTTAAGTTTGACATGCAGAGTAAAGCTTCTTGTAGTGAGGTTGGTCCTTTAGCTGAGTTACATCTGATTGCAGAGTCCCTAGATGGATGCCCATTACACCCCGACATTAATTTGCCAAAGTTtcagtttaaatgtttttataaagaaGATCGACCCTTATTGACTAGAAACCTTGAGAAGCTTATTTCTTTTGGTCTGTGTGCTTGCACAGACCTTGATACATTTTCAAGAAGCATTTGTGGGTTAGAAGGTTTAAGAGAGCTTAAACTCCAAGGCAGTATTCCAGAGGTCCCCAAGGATCTTGATCAGCTACAATGTCTAGAGACGCTACATATTTCTTGTACAAATAATATTAGACATCTTCCTGATAACATTTGTATGTTGAAACATCTTAAATCTCTCGAACTTTCTTGTCGGTTTCTTGAGAAATTACCTAAGGATCTTGATCGGTTAGAATGTCTGGAGAAGCTAACTTTGTCATCTGAAAAGATTAAAGATATTCCTGATTGCATCTTTATGTTGAAACATCTGCAATCCCTCGAACTTTCTTGTCAGTTTCTTGAGAAATTACCCGAGGATCTTGGCCAATTAGAATGTTTAAGGAAGCTAAGTTTATCATCCGAAAAGATTAAAGATATTCCTGATAGCATTTATATGTTGAAACATCTGGAATCCCTCGAACTTTCTTGTCAGTTTCTTGAGAAATTGCCCGAGGATCTTGGCCGATTAGAAGGTTTAAAGAAGCTAACTTTGTCATCTGAAAAGATTAAAGATCTTCCTGATAGCATTTGTATGTTGAaacatcttgaatctcttcaacttTATGATTGTCTGTTGCTTGAGAGGTTACCTGAAGATCTTGGCCGATTAGAATGTTTAAGGAATCTGTGTTTGACATCTGCAAAGATTAAATATCTTCCTGATAGCATTTGTATGTTGAAACATCTTGAATCTCTCGAACTTGATGATTGTTCGTTGCTTGAGAAGTTACCTGAGGATCTTGACCGATTAGAACGTCTAGAGATCCTCAATCTCAGCTTTTGCAAGCTTTTACAAGATATCCCGGCCAGCATTTGTAAGATGAAATGCTTAAAATATCTCAATCTCTGCCATTGTGCATGCATAAGTCATATTTCTCGGATCATTATCTTGTCGAGTGGACTGCGTATTTGTGGGTCGAGAGAGCTTCTGCAGTCATTAGGTTTTAGATCCATGATACAAACCATAGATTTGAATGATGATGTGTGCTATGTGGATATGTGA